Genomic DNA from Hirundo rustica isolate bHirRus1 chromosome 18, bHirRus1.pri.v3, whole genome shotgun sequence:
GTTCATACTGTATCCACTAAACTGTCACAATACTGGAAGTTAATGATTCCCATTCAGATTCACTTTGACTAACGCTTGAGCTCAAGGCAGAGACATGGGGAAGTTGTCCAGCAAAGAGACACCTGATGTTCTAAAAACCCCAAGCGATAAAcaggcagaaatattttcagattttcaagATTGTTTAGAAAGAGCAGAAAGGGAAATGGCTTCTCTGGGCTGACAGTTAACAGATGATGCTGGGCATGCAGAGCTGAGGGATTACCAATTTGATAAGTCATGTTAGCTTTTAGACCTAATTTAGGATAAGCTTTTAATGATGGAAATTCAGTTCCAGTTTTGCAACCTGGACCAAGTGGAAACAGATAAAACTCAGGCTCACCCTCCCTGTAAGGGTGGCATCAGGTAGAGGGGAGTCGATCCAGTGTTGACAGCTATTCCAAATTCCTATCAGACTCTGGCCCCTGAAAATGAGATTCCTAACTCACAGCACCAGAGAAACCAATTTCCTGTTTTGGTCCATGAATCAAAGGCCacaagcagctgcaggcagaggggcaggtTACCACAGCCTGCCTTgtgccaggcaggagaaggaagcTGTGGTACCGGAAGGAAATGAGCTGAGGCCCTCTCTGTTGGCACAAGTGCCCAGTGACAGGGCAGATGCAGGGCTCTTGTTCCAGTGAGCTTGACTGGCACACTGAACCCACACACTGGAGACTCTGGAGAACTTATAACAAGGTCAACATAAACCAGTGGATTACTCTTCCAATGAACCACCTAAGGCAGCATTTGTTAGTATTTCAGAGCCTCTCAAGGTAGTGAATCAGTCTGgtaaaagaaggaaggagaagttTGGCATATCGGGACTTGGGTCTGTCCTGCTCATAGAAGAGCAGGAACCTGGTGTGAGGGCACTGGTAAAGGCCACCTCTAACACAAGCTGCATCCCAAACCACATTCACCATTTGCTTTCCCCTCATCACTAAACCAGGAGGTAACCAGATGGAAGAAAGTAATAAATCCAAGTAATTCCATTGAGTTCTCCGTAAGAGACCACTATGGACACTGGAAGCAGCTCTCACCAAGGAATGTGAGCCGGTCACTGAGCAGCATGGACGGGCCCAGATTGTCAATGAGGTCCAGGTCAGAGAAACACCCCCTTTCACAATAGTCCTTAAGGAATCTGGGGAGAAAGTGGAACACAAGGAAAGCTCAGAGAGGAGGACATAATCCACATCCATTCTGTACCTCCTAATCCCATCCCAGAAAACTTGACTGTAGAGCTCAGTTCCATCTTAATCAACCTTCCCAAGGGTTTCAGAAGTTGTCAAACATTCCCTGGAAGTGGCCAAGGAACTGGTGCATTAAGACGCTTCATTGATTCTTCTGCATTCTGTGGCAGTTGAgatctgttttttaaaaggagtaagtgaaggaaggcaggcaggaagctgAGGCTGGTAGATGCCTAAGTAACACTTCCACATCGTAACaaaagctctgcttttctgctgtgtaAAAAGTTAATAAGCAGCAGGAACAAAAACAATGCTGAAAGCTTTTCATCTGTTTTGTCACAGCCTCCAttgtgctgctttctgcagagctgcttcatGTGAtgtttttttcatccttctgtTGAAGGAAATTTAATGATTCCCACTCCCTCAAATAACAAACCCCCTGAAACTCAGACTAGCAATCTCTTACCACTCCTTTTCCCAGTGTTGAAGACAGAGTGTTGCCTGGCCACCTATCCAGAgtgtaatttcaaaattacactCTTAACTATGCAGAGACTGGTCTCTATTTCCAATTAGCAAAACCCACACATAACACAAAGCATAGAGTTGCCAGAGCTTTTGCTGAGGCCTGAGCCAAGTGTCAGTATTGTCCTCACTTTGATAACAACCCTCCCACCCCAAACAAGATCAGGAATTTTGAGAGGCTCATACAAAGCCAGGGACATGACAAAACCACTCCTTGATGCAATTTTTAGTAGTAACAGGGAGATTTTTTGTAGAAACTGTGGCTTAAGTGACTCCCACTGACTTGTTTGGAGGTTGTGAGGTAAACTTGATTATAAATAATCTGCTGAATAAAGCACAGGTAGGGATTATCTTCCACCCCTGGGTCTCTGTCCGGCCCATCCAACAGCTCTGTCACAGCAAGTGAAGGGCAGAGGACAGATGTTgttaaaagaaatgtttttaaaagcaaggtCTAAGGGGGTTGGACTCTCAGATAAAGCCAATCTGTTTTGTCTCTAGATGTcagggagaaaaacagagaagacaCAGCTGAGGTACTGCAGGGGAGAGCACCTGAAGGTGTTGTTTTCTGGTCCAGAAGAAagtgcctggccccagctgcagcagtgggagcttTCCTGGCCCTTGACACAGCAGCCACCTTCCCCCCATCCCCGCAGCGTGGGAGCTGCTCGCTCAGCCTCACCGGTCTGAGATGAGCGTGGCAAATGCCGCGTCCTTGGCTCGGATGCTCCAGGACAGGGCGGAGCCCAGGCGGTTGTTCCGCAGAGCCTTCATGGCCATGATCTTACAGACGCTGCGCACTTGGGGGGAAACACGGCAAAGGAGGGGAAGAATTAGTGTCAGTAGGTTCAGCTGGACCACTGCAAAACAGTGAGACTGGAAATGCACCACCTTGTTCGTGCATCTGCCTCTGCTCACAGATCCTCAGCACCTTGAGGGCCTTCTGCTCCGTGCTGAGCGGGATGCGCTCGATGTGCAGCTCCAGGTACACCCGGCCGTACTCTGGGCAGTGGTCGAAGTAATCCACCCCCAACTGCCACAGGCTGAGAGAGGGGAGAAATCACCACCATTCCAACCCTAGAAATCTTCAATGAGCACAACAGTAAAGCCCCAAGGAGAATCCGAGCCTGCATTAATAACTGTTAGCTCTGATTAATTTTGGATTCAGTCCTGAAATGGCTTTTCCTTTCTACCTCACGCCAGTTCCCTGTAAAATAACTTTGGAATGCCACAACTTTGGAATATGTGCAGCTCGTAAGAACTTCTGTGCGAGCACTCTGCACAGTGGCAGGAGTGGCTGTGCCCAAGTCATGAGGTGTGAAAAGCTACAGAAGACAGCTTTTGTCTGCGTTCAGGAAGGGAAACCTGCCAATCTTGTACAGTCCCTTAGGGACACCTCTGCTGAAATTCCAACAGTGACTGCTCTAAGTTTTGCCCTTTTACTTCATGAACATGCAGTTATTTGTTTTGGCTGCCCCAGTCTAAGTCTGTCCTATGAGTAATAAAACAAAGGCTGGTACCTGTGATGGGAAAAGAGTCCTGAGGCATATTCCAGCAGGAGGAATTCACGCATATTTGAACCAAAACTGGGGGGGAAAGAGAGCAAATATCCAGATATTATTATTTGCATCTTAGTGGGAAAATATGATGACTTTATTTCACAAGTACTGTCAaattctgcagcttttttttgttttgttttgtttggttggtttggttggggtttttttcccctctgggcTATTTTAATCAGCTTTATTcaataatgcaaataaatactTACTAGAGATTGTGAGACTGCAGGAGTTTGCAGTGATCCAACAGGTCAGTCAGATGAGCCACAAACCACCAGTTGCTCAGGACAATGCTGTGTTTGAAGCGAAAGAAAAAACTAAGCCTAAGACTGCCAGGGATTGTGTCAGGTTTTCCACAGGCATTTCTTACCAATACACAGCTCTGTTACAGTCCAAGGTCTGGCTGCAATGTCCAAGGCCTAATGGAATATCTTAATTGCTGCCAGCTTCACGTATTTTTGCTAAATTCTTTGCACGTATGATCAGAGCTCTGTACCCATAGCCCCGCCCCAAACAACACAGAAGCAATACTGTGGAActagagaaataaaaaccttAAAACTTAACCTGCATTCCTTGATCACTTGATGGATCTCAAATTCAAAGGCTGCCATTAGAATCATGTCTAgaggctcagggctgctctctccACCCAGGAACAGGTCCATACTGGACTGTGGAATGAGATAATAAGACACAATAAATGCAGAAGCAAGACATTTGTTTGGATGTAGCAGTTATTTTATGGGAAATAACAGATCATAGAGGCTGAACACATtaacaaaatggaaatttccTCATTTTAGCATAAGGGAACTGGGAAAACAATTTGCAAGAACAAGACAGGCAATGTCATTGACGACCCTGAAAAGTGGGTCTTCAATAATTATTTGTCAATTTTATCACTCTCACAGTCCTTTACAAACTCCAGACATCAGACAGGCATGTAGTTGCTGCAAGACTTTTCCCtaagtttttctttcagtctaGTAACCCTTGTGTGCTTGAAACAGTGAAGAGTATTAGAATAATTGTAATTCCTACCTGTGCATAGAACCGCAGCTCCATCGGCTTCACCGTTGGGTGGGAATAGAGGAGCCGGGTGACCAGGAAGTGATACCACGTGGTCATGAGCTCCTTCTTCTCCAAAATGGCATCCTCGTCTCCCAGCAGGATCTAATGGGacaaaaacacagcaggaatGCTGCAAACTCAGCGATGGACACAGCTGCACTCCAGCTCTCCAGAGGCATTACTCCTGTTCTGCAAAGGTGAGGGTTTATTCAAAATTACATCATAAAGATCTTTCTCACAGCCCAGTTTCCAAATCAGCCTTAGGGCcttggagagggagagaaaccCATCTGCCCAGGCTGGAAAACCATCACAGAGGACAGGAGACATTAAAGTTACTTATGGCTACACCGGTCTCCTGAAATCCTCAAGAATGGATTCAATACCTTAGTCCAAAGTTTCCTTTGTTCCCAGCAAAAACACACCTTGCAGATGGACTCCATGTGGGGATTGGAAGCAAAAGTTCCATCCTGTAGATACCGCTGACATTCCTCGTGCCAGTGCTGCCacttcagctccagctctgtcagTGTCTGGGTGTTGCTAAGCTGAACAGAGGGAATAAAGGAATACGGGGAATAGAGGAAACACTACGTCAAATCACGCCAGGTTCCTGGGCCAAACTCACAGGCACTCCTGATAAAAAGCTAAACATGAGACTGCCTGTCATCTTTCTATGTTCATTTGTCACCTAACAGACTTTTATCTGAATTGTTGGGTCTTTGGGCAATTCAAGAAGACAAATATTGTTACTGTAAAGGAGCAAGATTGAAATGTTCTAAATCGGAACGTTTCAAGGGACACAATCAAGTGACTTTTCCCAGCAAACTACATGAAAAAGCACACTTTTTACATACACTGGGCACAGGCATCTTCTTCATCAAGTCATCCAAGATTTTGTACATGTTGAGGGATGCGGGATTGGCGCTGGCTTCCTTGGAGAGCAGGTGCCGCGCTTCGTCCATCCGGCCTTGGAGCACAAAGATATCCACCTGCAAAAACCCCGTCCATGAGCTCCACACTGGGCAAGATTATGGAACATCCAGGAAAAGGATCAGAGGGGCATTTTAACCTGTGATTCAGGCAAGGGAAGTCGAGTTAAAATGTTTAAACTGGACGGACTGCTAATTGAAGTAACAGTGTAAGGCTTGCCCTCTATGGGTCATGAAGAATGAGGATGGGAATGAGAATGGCTTCATCCTAAAGCTTCTATAGGCAGACAGCAATGAGGTGCCATGtccagcagggaagaggaaggaaagcacagacATGAATTCCTTTTGTTTAAGAATCTTCGAGGTGGTGATACTCACCACGTTCCAGAAGAGCTTGTGTTTGGATGGACTCTCACTGCTCAGAACTTCCCGGACCATGCTGTCCACGTCACACACGTGGAGCCGCACCCAGTCCAGGAGGCGCAGCAGGAGGGGCCCAGCTGTGCAGACAGATTTCCCTCTGTCAGTTCCCACGTGTTTGTTCCCAAACTGCTCTCACACATTTTGTAACAGTTTGACATCACTAGATGAGATTTACTGACTGGATTTCTACCTGCCACCCCCAAATCACAGAGTTCCTTAAGCAGAGAGGCTCTGGGAGTACCCAGCCTCTGACAGGTTTTCCTGTGGCAACACGGTCCAGGAGAAAACCCAAATTTGAAGAAATAAGAAGGGAGTTATCCAGATCAAAAATTTTGCAATGCTGAAAGACAAacagaatatttctgtttattttagcaTAATTTCATTATTACTAACTGAATACGAGGAAGGAATTTGGAATGAGGTGATTAATTTATATTAAGTAATCTAAAATTTGTGAATCTCCCCTGAATTCTGGGACTGTGTAAGTAGCACATTTGTTTGCATAATatgatttctttcaaaaattatttgctcCTTTAATATGCCAATGTAAACAGACTGACTTCAAAAATGGCAACCTGAAGTTAAGGGAGTTGAATCAGAGCTGAGTAAATGTTAACTGGCATCAACACATTTAATGCTTAAAGACGTGCTTAAACTTATACATAAAACAGATTGGCAACAACTTTTGATATCCCTCCTCTTCATAACCATTCTGacaaagaaacaatttaaatcAGAGTGAGGGAGAAAAGTAGAAGGCAAATTGAACATCTTGACATAATTCAATATAAAAAGAAAGTGATTAGTGAGGCAGAAGAGGTATTAAAGGGCTTACAGACACTCTCATGTCTCTAAAACATGAAACTATGACACAATGAATATGATacacattttaaacaaataaatatgcaaagaaaCCCTTCAGTCTTTACACCAGGATAGTTCATGGCTCACCTGTAGCTGCTTCAACAAACAGAATCTCACACAGGTTCCATATCAGCTCCATTGCAGAGAGAATGGAAACCTGAAGGAAAGCAGGGCCAAGTTTCAGAGCTAGTCATTATtgcagttgggttttttaaccACACAAAGGCATCTACTGTCCAAAACAATCAGGTCTTCAGAGAAATATTATACTGACATTtcagagataaaaattaaaagacacAGGCCACaatttcacacttttttttgtcagaaataaTCTGTCACAATGAGAAACCTAACTGCTCttattttcagcctttctgCACTTTTAAGACAAACatcaaaggaagaaagaacagCAAATGAAGCAACATCACTGCAGCTGATAGGACAAAACTGGTGTGAGCACTCTCCTCCTCCCAGAACACTCCCATGGATCTGACAGCTCACTGTGAACACCCAGAGGTTGCTCCGAGGCTCAGATGCAGCTGATTGGAATCTGAGAGTTTGAGAGGTGAAACACCACACAGTAAGTCTGAAACTTTTCTTGTCAGCTTTGGGATGACACAAAAACATCACATCTACAACAGCAAATACGTTTATGACATGGCAGTGAATTGAGGTGTTGGGCATCTTTATTGTTTTCAAAGTACAGGAATTAactat
This window encodes:
- the NUP85 gene encoding nuclear pore complex protein Nup85 isoform X3; this encodes MDEPDAEPPLVVVPGADSSSRQLCFAWGPAEVLVCETLFSRAGTEDGAPSSSRVFVVRRDQDIYIQTLRKLFNESHGIFMGLQRSEEELAGKSRKAQLVQVSKNYRSVIRACMEDMHQAAVSTRDPALQGQYSTQVSILSAMELIWNLCEILFVEAATAGPLLLRLLDWVRLHVCDVDSMVREVLSSESPSKHKLFWNVVDIFVLQGRMDEARHLLSKEASANPASLNMYKILDDLMKKMPVPSLSNTQTLTELELKWQHWHEECQRYLQDGTFASNPHMESICKILLGDEDAILEKKELMTTWYHFLVTRLLYSHPTVKPMELRFYAQSSMDLFLGGESSPEPLDMILMAAFEFEIHQVIKECSIVLSNWWFVAHLTDLLDHCKLLQSHNLYFGSNMREFLLLEYASGLFSHHSLWQLGVDYFDHCPEYGRVYLELHIERIPLSTEQKALKVLRICEQRQMHEQVRSVCKIMAMKALRNNRLGSALSWSIRAKDAAFATLISDRFLKDYCERGCFSDLDLIDNLGPSMLLSDRLTFLGKYREFHRLYGEKRFPEAARLLLTLMTAHIAPCSFWMTLLTDALPLLEQKEVIFSAEQTYELMRCLEDLTAGNPDKRKFQTPRQTLSPAHHCVQSPNPGSAPFQDDEIETTKVEMLRLALARNLARVIVKEGTVEGS
- the NUP85 gene encoding nuclear pore complex protein Nup85 isoform X4, with the translated sequence MDEPDAEPPLVVVPGADSSSRQLCFAWGPAEVLVCETLFSRAGTEDGAPSSSRVFVVRRDQDIYIQTLRKLFNESHGIFMGLQRSEEELAGKSRKAQLVQVSKNYRSVIRACMEDMHQAAVSTRDPALQGQYSTQVSILSAMELIWNLCEILFVEAATAGPLLLRLLDWVRLHVCDVDSMVREVLSSESPSKHKLFWNVVDIFVLQGRMDEARHLLSKEASANPASLNMYKILDDLMKKMPVPSLSNTQTLTELELKWQHWHEECQRYLQDGTFASNPHMESICKILLGDEDAILEKKELMTTWYHFLVTRLLYSHPTVKPMELRFYAQSSMDLFLGGESSPEPLDMILMAAFEFEIHQVIKECSIVLSNWWFVAHLTDLLDHCKLLQSHNLYFGSNMREFLLLEYASGLFSHHSLWQLGVDYFDHCPEYGRVYLELHIERIPLSTEQKALKVLRICEQRQMHEQVRSVCKIMAMKALRNNRLGSALSWSIRAKDAAFATLISDRFLKDYCERGCFSDLDLIDNLGPSMLLSDRLTFLGKYREFHRLYGEKRFPEAARLLLTLMTAHIAPCSFWMTLLTDALPLLEQKEVIFSAEQTYELMRCLEDLTAGNPDKRKFQDDEIETTKVEMLRLALARNLARVIVKEGTVEGS
- the NUP85 gene encoding nuclear pore complex protein Nup85 isoform X2; the encoded protein is MDEPDAEPPLVVVPGADSSSRQLCFAWGPAEVLVCETLFSRAGGSRSRFLSRSPCPSRFCGEGRAGAAARALTDSVAGTEDGAPSSSRVFVVRRDQDIYIQTLRKLFNESHGIFMGLQRSEEELAGKSRKAQLVQVSKNYRSVIRACMEDMHQAAVSTRDPALQGQYSTQVSILSAMELIWNLCEILFVEAATAGPLLLRLLDWVRLHVCDVDSMVREVLSSESPSKHKLFWNVVDIFVLQGRMDEARHLLSKEASANPASLNMYKILDDLMKKMPVPSLSNTQTLTELELKWQHWHEECQRYLQDGTFASNPHMESICKILLGDEDAILEKKELMTTWYHFLVTRLLYSHPTVKPMELRFYAQSSMDLFLGGESSPEPLDMILMAAFEFEIHQVIKECSIVLSNWWFVAHLTDLLDHCKLLQSHNLYFGSNMREFLLLEYASGLFSHHSLWQLGVDYFDHCPEYGRVYLELHIERIPLSTEQKALKVLRICEQRQMHEQVRSVCKIMAMKALRNNRLGSALSWSIRAKDAAFATLISDRFLKDYCERGCFSDLDLIDNLGPSMLLSDRLTFLGKYREFHRLYGEKRFPEAARLLLTLMTAHIAPCSFWMTLLTDALPLLEQKEVIFSAEQTYELMRCLEDLTAGNPDKRKFQDDEIETTKVEMLRLALARNLARVIVKEGTVEGS
- the NUP85 gene encoding nuclear pore complex protein Nup85 isoform X1, translated to MDEPDAEPPLVVVPGADSSSRQLCFAWGPAEVLVCETLFSRAGGSRSRFLSRSPCPSRFCGEGRAGAAARALTDSVAGTEDGAPSSSRVFVVRRDQDIYIQTLRKLFNESHGIFMGLQRSEEELAGKSRKAQLVQVSKNYRSVIRACMEDMHQAAVSTRDPALQGQYSTQVSILSAMELIWNLCEILFVEAATAGPLLLRLLDWVRLHVCDVDSMVREVLSSESPSKHKLFWNVVDIFVLQGRMDEARHLLSKEASANPASLNMYKILDDLMKKMPVPSLSNTQTLTELELKWQHWHEECQRYLQDGTFASNPHMESICKILLGDEDAILEKKELMTTWYHFLVTRLLYSHPTVKPMELRFYAQSSMDLFLGGESSPEPLDMILMAAFEFEIHQVIKECSIVLSNWWFVAHLTDLLDHCKLLQSHNLYFGSNMREFLLLEYASGLFSHHSLWQLGVDYFDHCPEYGRVYLELHIERIPLSTEQKALKVLRICEQRQMHEQVRSVCKIMAMKALRNNRLGSALSWSIRAKDAAFATLISDRFLKDYCERGCFSDLDLIDNLGPSMLLSDRLTFLGKYREFHRLYGEKRFPEAARLLLTLMTAHIAPCSFWMTLLTDALPLLEQKEVIFSAEQTYELMRCLEDLTAGNPDKRKFQTPRQTLSPAHHCVQSPNPGSAPFQDDEIETTKVEMLRLALARNLARVIVKEGTVEGS